The following proteins are encoded in a genomic region of Pyrus communis chromosome 11, drPyrComm1.1, whole genome shotgun sequence:
- the LOC137749338 gene encoding amino acid transporter AVT6B-like, producing MTDGDQENMSKHNIENADERVPLLSSTQDHEKVSGASFHGSVFNLSCTIVGSGIMSLPATLKLLGLVPGIVLIVTVAFVIQASIEMLLRFSKAGSACSYGNLMGDAFGRIGKVVLQICIVIYNTGSLIVYMIIIEDVLSGSNSKEAHHTGILEGWFGAHWWTSRAFVLVTVTVVIFLPLMFFERIDSARYISIISVGLALVFLLVVIGVTVYKLMDGSIETPKWFPNVTDSASFFNLFTAVPVVVFAYICHYNVHTIQNELEDPSLMQAVVRGSLALCAVVYVMTGIFGFLLFGESTYSDLLSNFDTDIGIPYSWLFNDIIRISYAGHVILVFPTIFLPLRLNLDGLLFPSARPLALDKKRFVLESLGLVFVALVGAIFVPNIWIAFEFTGATMGGLLAFVFPASITLKDPHCIATTRDKIVSVSMILLAVFANLMATYSNLSSLLS from the exons TTTCATGGCTCGGTGTTCAACCTGTCATGCACAATCGTCGGCTCGGGCATCATGAGCCTGCCCGCAACCCTGAAACTCTTGGGGCTTGTTCCCGGGATTGTGTTGATCGTTACAGTTGCGTTTGTTATCCAGGCGTCGATCGAGATGCTGTTGAGATTCAGCAAGGCAGGGTCTGCATGTTCCTATGGAAATCTCATGGGTGATGCCTTTGGAAGAATAGGGAAGGTTGTGCTTCAGATCTGCATTGTTATCTACAACACTGGCTCTCTTATTGTGTACATGATCATAATTG AGGATGTGCTTTCCGGATCAAACTCAAAGGAGGCTCACCACACCGGCATTTTGGAGGGGTGGTTTGGAGCTCACTGGTGGACTAGCCGCGCCTTTGTTCTCGTCACAGTAACTGTTGTCATCTTTTTACCATTGATGTTCTTCGAGCGTATCG ATTCAGCAAGATACATCTCTATCATATCAGTTGGATTGGCACTTGTGTTTCTTCTTGTTGTCATTGGAGTCACAGTTTACAAACTAATGGATGGAAGCATCGAGACGCCAAAATGGTTTCCAAATGTGACTGATTCTGCATCATTCTTTAATCTCTTCACCGCAGTCCCTGTCGTTGTTTTCGCATACATCTGTCACTACAATG TACACACAATTCAGAACGAGCTTGAAGATCCTTCCCTAATGCAAGCAGTTGTTCGAGGTTCACTTGCCCTATGTGCAGTTGTATATGTAATGACAGGCATTTTCGGGTTCCTTCTCTTTGGCGAATCAACATATTCTGACCTGCTCTCCAACTTTGACACCGACATTGGCATCCCCTACAGTTGGCTGTTCAACGACATTATTCGAATCAGCTACGCAGGGCACGTCATACTAGTATTCCCAACCATTTTCTTACCGCTCCGGCTCAACTTGGACGGCCTTCTTTTCCCCTCGGCAAGGCCTCTGGCTTTAGACAAGAAGAGATTTGTGTTGGAAAGTTTAGGGCTTGTCTTCGTTGCCCTTGTGGGTGCAATATTCGTACCAAATATTTGGATAGCTTTTGAGTTCACTGGTGCAACCATGGGAGGATTACTTGCATTTGTTTTCCCTGCTTCCATCACTCTCAA ggATCCTCATTGTATAGCAACTACAAGGGACAAGATTGTGTCAGTCTCCATGATCCTTCTTGCAGTATTTGCAAACCTGATGGCCACTTACAGCAATCTCAGCTCTTTGTTGTCATAA